One region of Maylandia zebra isolate NMK-2024a linkage group LG10, Mzebra_GT3a, whole genome shotgun sequence genomic DNA includes:
- the zfpl1 gene encoding zinc finger protein-like 1, translated as MGLCKCPKRKVTNLFCFEHRVNVCEHCLVSNHNKCIVQSYLQWLQDSDYNPNCTLCNNPLAAQDTVRLICYDVFHWACLNNLASRLPLHTAPAGYQCPTCQGPVFPPTNMASPVADVLKEQLSSVNWARAGLGLPLIEEPVQVLDETASNDVTDYADWSTFDSQEQSNMYPSHSYTSSAPSNYISPPQQGDIGGPHKNGDPNMQEHSMINFTTGTAGDTITIHTASSPRKVYDTRDGGHSSVTQIDFDDDKYRRRPALSWFAQILKNRTGGKRSSLSWKQRVFMLLLVGVLGFFTLIIIMAKLGRASAGSDPNLDPLLNPNIRVGKN; from the exons ATGGGTCTCTGCAAGTGTCCAAAGAGAAAAGTGACCAATTTATTCTGCTTCGAACACCGTGTGAACGTGTGCGAGCATTGCCTTGTCTCCAATCACAACAAG TGTATTGTGCAATCATATTTGCAATGGCTTCAGGACAGTGATTACAACCCCAACTGTACTCTGTGCAATAATCCGCTCGCTGCACAGGACACTGTCAGACTAATCTGCTATG ATGTGTTTCACTGGGCATGTCTTAATAACCTGGCATCTCGACTGCCCCTCCATACGGCCCCAGCAGGATACCAGTGTCCCACCTGCCAGGGTCCAGTTTTCCCCCCTACCAACATGGCCAGCCCAGTTGCTGATGTGCTGAAGGAACAGTTGTCATCTGTTAACTGGGCTAGAGCTGGTTTGGGGCTGCCACTG ATTGAGGAGCCTGTCCAGGTCCTTGATGAGACTGCATCTAATGATGTCACAGATTATGCAGACTGGTCAACATTTGATT CACAAGAACAAAGCAACATGTACCCCAGCCATTCTTACACCAGCAGCGCACCATCTAATTACATCTCACCTCCACAACAGGGAGACATTGGAGGTCCTCATAAGAATGGGGATCCAAACATGCAGGAGCACTCTATGATCAACTTTACTACTGGCACCGCCGGTGACACTATCACAATACACACAG CGTCATCACCGAGAAAGGTCTATGACACACGGGACGGTGGTCACAGCTCTGTGACACAGATCGACTTTGATGACGACAAGTATCGGCGGCGACCAGCGTTAAGTTGGTTTGCTCAAATACTCAA GAACCGCACTGGTGGAAAGCGGAGCTCTCTTTCCTGGAAACAGCGCGTCTTCATGCTTCTGCTGGTCGGAGTTCTGGGATTCTTTACGTTGATAATCATCATGGCTAAACTTGGACGCGCGTCGGCTGGCTCAGACCCAAATTTAGATCCTCTTCTTAACCCCAACATCCGTGTGgggaaaaactaa